A genomic window from Flavobacterium azooxidireducens includes:
- a CDS encoding acyl-CoA thioesterase, producing the protein MQVRYPSDSLTTLTDVVLPGETNPLNNLFGGELLARMDRAASISARRHSRRICVTASVNHVAFNKAIPLGSVVTVESKVSRAFNTSMEIYIDVWIEDRESGNKTKANEAIYTFVAVDETGNPIPVPQIEPQTELEKQRFDAALRRKQLSLVLAGKMKPHDATELKALFV; encoded by the coding sequence ATGCAAGTAAGATATCCTTCCGATTCTTTAACTACGTTAACCGACGTTGTTTTGCCGGGCGAAACCAATCCGTTGAATAATCTTTTTGGTGGAGAATTGCTCGCCAGAATGGACAGAGCAGCCAGTATTTCTGCCCGCCGTCATTCCAGACGAATTTGTGTGACGGCTTCTGTGAATCACGTTGCCTTTAACAAAGCTATTCCGTTAGGAAGCGTTGTTACGGTTGAATCTAAAGTTTCCAGAGCGTTTAACACCTCGATGGAGATTTATATTGATGTTTGGATTGAAGACCGCGAATCGGGCAATAAAACCAAAGCAAACGAAGCGATTTACACTTTTGTTGCTGTAGATGAAACGGGAAACCCGATACCGGTTCCGCAAATTGAACCACAAACGGAACTAGAAAAGCAACGATTTGATGCCGCCTTACGAAGAAAACAATTAAGTTTAGTATTAGCCGGAAAAATGAAACCGCACGATGCAACGGAATTAAAAGCGTTGTTCGTTTAA
- a CDS encoding HU domain-containing protein: protein MRIEQYISQLLYRYQCVTVPGFGAFLTENRSASLSEDTNTFYPPKKVISFNFHLKNNDGLLANHIALAEKIEYEKAISLIEEEVTSWKYTIQKSESILLKNIGKLSLNNESSLVFEPADSLNYSTHSFGLTSFVSPQIKREAFKKEVEQLEEKAPIQFTPEKRSKSNPLIKYAAIFAVGIGITGVLGKQWYDWNENKIATETLLVEKNVQQKVEDKIQQATFFIESPIPSVSMNVEEENDNSFNYHLVAGAFKEERNAERALQSLKDLGYKAKKIAPNRHGLHPVIYGSYASIEEAQTALQSIKQSHNKDAWMLVLELEK from the coding sequence ATGAGAATTGAGCAATATATATCACAATTATTATATCGGTACCAGTGTGTTACGGTTCCGGGTTTTGGTGCGTTTTTAACTGAAAACCGTTCGGCAAGTCTTTCTGAAGACACGAACACATTTTATCCGCCAAAGAAAGTAATTTCTTTTAATTTTCATTTAAAGAATAATGACGGTCTTTTGGCTAATCATATCGCTCTTGCTGAGAAAATTGAGTATGAAAAAGCGATTTCTTTGATTGAAGAAGAAGTTACTTCGTGGAAATATACTATTCAAAAAAGTGAATCTATTTTACTTAAAAATATTGGAAAACTTTCTTTGAACAATGAAAGCAGTTTGGTTTTTGAACCGGCAGACAGTTTGAATTATTCTACACACTCATTTGGTCTTACCTCTTTCGTTTCTCCACAAATTAAACGTGAAGCATTTAAAAAAGAAGTAGAACAATTGGAAGAAAAAGCTCCAATTCAATTTACACCTGAAAAAAGAAGTAAATCAAATCCTTTGATTAAATATGCAGCCATTTTTGCAGTTGGTATAGGAATTACAGGTGTTTTAGGCAAGCAATGGTATGACTGGAATGAAAATAAAATTGCAACTGAAACATTATTAGTTGAAAAAAATGTTCAACAAAAAGTAGAAGATAAAATTCAACAAGCAACTTTTTTTATCGAAAGTCCGATTCCTTCTGTTTCTATGAATGTGGAAGAAGAAAACGATAATTCTTTTAATTATCATCTTGTTGCCGGAGCATTTAAAGAGGAACGAAATGCCGAAAGAGCCTTACAATCGTTGAAAGATTTGGGTTATAAAGCCAAAAAAATAGCTCCAAATAGACACGGTCTACATCCTGTGATTTATGGTAGTTATGCTTCGATTGAAGAAGCTCAAACTGCTTTACAATCGATCAAACAATCGCACAACAAAGATGCTTGGATGTTAGTTTTAGAATTAGAAAAATAA
- the dprA gene encoding DNA-processing protein DprA — MTKSELFYTLALLQVEGVGDIVAKKLINHCGSAEKVFQSKKGKLVSIDGVGEILIKKLKDTSVFKLAEEEIKFIDNENIDFCSFLDEDYPERLKQCIDGPTVLFSSGEIDLKSKRTISIVGTRQITSYGIDFCKKLIEDLSPLNPVIISGFAYGVDIVAHQAAMENNLQTIGVLAHGLNQVYPKTHKKFISKMEKNGGFFTEFWSSSNPDKENFVKRNRIVAGISEATIVIESADRGGSLITATMASDYNRDVFAVPGRTTDKYSLGCNNLIKTQRAHLLTSAADLIYILNWELDSKPTKSVQKQLFVSLNEEEQKVYDYLLKKGKELMDIIALECDFPIFKISGILLNMELKGVVRPLPGKLFEAI, encoded by the coding sequence ATGACAAAATCTGAATTATTTTATACGCTTGCGTTACTTCAAGTAGAAGGAGTGGGCGACATTGTTGCCAAAAAACTCATCAACCACTGCGGCTCAGCAGAAAAGGTTTTTCAATCTAAAAAAGGTAAATTAGTTTCCATTGACGGAGTTGGGGAAATTTTGATAAAAAAACTGAAAGACACATCTGTTTTTAAATTAGCCGAAGAAGAAATTAAATTTATTGATAATGAAAACATTGATTTTTGTTCTTTTTTAGATGAAGATTATCCTGAAAGATTAAAACAATGCATCGACGGACCGACCGTTTTATTTTCTTCGGGTGAGATTGATTTAAAATCTAAACGAACAATTAGCATTGTTGGAACCAGACAAATCACGAGTTACGGAATTGACTTTTGCAAAAAATTAATTGAAGATTTATCGCCCTTAAATCCTGTAATCATTAGCGGTTTTGCCTATGGTGTGGATATTGTAGCTCATCAGGCAGCGATGGAAAATAACTTGCAAACAATTGGTGTGCTAGCTCACGGTTTAAATCAAGTTTATCCCAAAACGCATAAAAAGTTTATCTCAAAAATGGAGAAAAACGGTGGTTTTTTTACTGAATTTTGGAGTTCTTCAAATCCCGATAAAGAAAATTTTGTCAAGCGAAACCGCATTGTCGCCGGAATTTCTGAAGCGACAATTGTCATTGAAAGTGCAGACAGAGGTGGCTCACTCATTACTGCAACGATGGCAAGTGATTATAACCGCGATGTGTTTGCTGTTCCCGGAAGAACCACGGATAAATATAGTTTAGGTTGCAATAATTTGATTAAAACCCAACGGGCTCATTTGCTCACTTCGGCAGCCGATTTGATTTATATTTTAAATTGGGAATTGGATTCAAAACCCACCAAATCTGTTCAAAAACAATTGTTTGTTTCGTTGAATGAAGAAGAGCAAAAAGTCTATGATTACCTTTTGAAAAAAGGAAAGGAATTGATGGATATAATCGCATTGGAATGTGATTTTCCAATCTTTAAAATATCCGGAATTTTGTTGAACATGGAACTAAAAGGAGTCGTTCGTCCGTTGCCCGGAAAATTGTTTGAAGCGATTTGA
- the trpS gene encoding tryptophan--tRNA ligase — translation MSKVLTGIQATGTPHLGNLLGAILPAIEMANKPENESFLFIADLHSVTQIKDGESLRENTYSVAATWLACGLDITKVIFYRQSDVPQTAELSWYLSCFFPFQRLTLAHSFKDKADHLEDVNAGLFSYPMLMAADILLYDAEVVPVGKDQLQHLEITRDVASRFNHQMGETFVLPEAKIQEETMYIPGTDGNKMSKSRGNIINIFLDDKALRKQIMSIETDSKPLEEPKDPKTCKVFAIYKLVASAEEVQQMTANYLAGNYGYGHAKQALFELVLERFKTEREKYHYYMTNLAEVDKALAEGATKAGKIADGVLKRVRNKLGFL, via the coding sequence ATGTCAAAAGTATTAACCGGAATTCAAGCCACCGGAACACCCCATTTAGGAAATTTATTAGGAGCGATTTTGCCAGCGATAGAAATGGCAAACAAACCGGAAAATGAATCGTTTTTGTTCATTGCCGATTTGCACTCTGTGACACAAATTAAAGACGGCGAAAGCCTTCGTGAAAACACCTACAGTGTGGCGGCTACCTGGCTTGCTTGCGGATTAGACATTACTAAAGTAATTTTTTACCGTCAAAGCGATGTACCTCAAACTGCCGAATTATCATGGTATTTGAGTTGCTTCTTTCCGTTTCAACGATTGACATTGGCTCATTCCTTCAAAGACAAAGCCGATCATTTGGAAGATGTGAACGCAGGGCTTTTTTCGTATCCGATGTTGATGGCTGCCGATATTTTGTTGTATGATGCCGAAGTGGTTCCGGTTGGAAAAGACCAATTGCAACATTTGGAAATTACAAGAGATGTTGCTTCTCGATTTAACCATCAAATGGGCGAAACGTTTGTACTTCCCGAAGCAAAAATTCAGGAAGAAACGATGTACATTCCCGGTACAGACGGAAATAAAATGAGTAAATCTCGTGGAAACATCATCAATATTTTTTTAGATGATAAAGCGTTACGCAAACAAATTATGTCGATTGAAACTGACAGTAAACCGCTTGAAGAACCTAAAGATCCGAAAACTTGCAAGGTTTTTGCTATTTATAAATTAGTTGCTTCCGCAGAAGAAGTTCAGCAAATGACAGCGAATTATTTGGCCGGAAATTATGGCTACGGTCATGCTAAACAAGCGTTGTTTGAATTGGTTTTGGAGCGTTTTAAAACAGAAAGAGAAAAATATCATTATTATATGACAAACTTAGCGGAAGTGGATAAAGCTTTAGCGGAAGGAGCCACCAAAGCAGGAAAAATTGCCGATGGTGTTTTGAAGCGTGTGCGTAACAAATTAGGATTTTTATAA
- a CDS encoding lysophospholipid acyltransferase family protein — translation MKIFKLLFWILWRIWFYIVLASIIIILFPLLIISILKEEWYPFFFRLAQLWARGILYAMGFYPKIKREQKFKKGESYMLIANHTSMADIMLMLIVAKNPFVFVGKKELSKIPLFGFFYKRTCILVDRDSPKSRLAVFERAQKRLNQGLSICIFPEGLVPDDESIVLADFKDGAFRLAIEHQIPIVPITFYDNKKRFSYTFFSGSPGVMRAKVHEFIPTAGFTVDDKKAIRDKAWDVIYKELTK, via the coding sequence ATGAAAATTTTTAAACTGCTTTTTTGGATTCTTTGGAGGATATGGTTTTATATCGTTCTGGCTTCCATTATCATTATACTTTTCCCGCTTTTAATCATATCTATTTTAAAAGAAGAATGGTATCCGTTTTTCTTTCGGTTGGCTCAGCTTTGGGCAAGAGGAATTTTGTATGCCATGGGATTTTATCCAAAAATAAAACGAGAACAAAAGTTTAAAAAAGGAGAAAGTTATATGTTGATTGCCAATCACACTTCGATGGCAGACATAATGCTGATGCTGATAGTGGCCAAAAATCCTTTTGTTTTTGTTGGAAAAAAAGAACTCTCCAAAATTCCGTTATTCGGATTTTTCTATAAACGAACGTGTATTTTGGTTGACCGAGACAGTCCGAAAAGCAGATTAGCCGTTTTTGAAAGAGCCCAAAAAAGATTAAATCAAGGGCTAAGTATCTGTATATTTCCGGAAGGATTAGTGCCGGATGACGAATCAATTGTGTTGGCCGATTTTAAAGATGGTGCTTTCCGATTGGCGATCGAACATCAAATACCAATTGTTCCAATAACGTTTTACGACAATAAAAAACGATTTTCGTATACTTTTTTTAGTGGAAGTCCCGGTGTGATGCGAGCCAAAGTTCACGAATTTATTCCCACGGCCGGATTTACAGTTGATGACAAAAAAGCCATCCGAGACAAAGCATGGGATGTGATTTATAAGGAATTAACGAAGTAA
- a CDS encoding ammonium transporter — protein MKIEKRWIISFVLISIAAISGLFWESTPATESAIFNSADTIVTADVAWLLTSSCLVLLMTPGLSFFYGGMVGKKNVISTMLQSFICLGVVSLLWVIVGFSLAFGDSYGFTINGTHYGLIGNPFQFAFMDQVGVLPHHQMASTIPFILFALFQMKFAVITPAIITGSFAERVRFISYLLFICLFTLFIYTPLCHMVWHPSGLLGSYFGVKDFAGGTVVHMSAGFAALAGVLVLGKRTNSEHIPTNIPFVLLGTGMLWFGWFGFNAGSALAANATAAMAFATTTVASASAMLTWIFFDRLNGRKVSAMGACIGAVVGLVAITPAAGFVTIPQSIFFGFIAAIVSNKMLYWKRLKSVDDTLDVFACHGVGGIMGMILTAVFAQGENASLLHGGWSVFSHHMIALVLVAAFTFFGSIFLYKVTNFIIPLRVSEESELIGLDLSQHDEKF, from the coding sequence ATGAAAATAGAAAAACGTTGGATAATTTCTTTTGTCTTAATCAGCATTGCTGCCATTAGTGGATTATTTTGGGAAAGTACTCCCGCTACTGAATCTGCCATTTTTAATTCAGCCGACACCATTGTCACAGCCGATGTGGCTTGGCTGCTTACCTCCTCTTGTTTAGTTTTATTGATGACACCCGGTCTTTCGTTTTTTTACGGCGGAATGGTGGGCAAAAAGAATGTGATTTCTACCATGCTGCAAAGTTTCATTTGTTTGGGTGTAGTTTCTTTACTTTGGGTGATTGTGGGATTTAGTTTAGCGTTTGGCGATTCATACGGTTTTACAATTAACGGAACACATTACGGCCTAATCGGAAATCCGTTTCAATTCGCATTTATGGATCAAGTAGGTGTTTTACCTCATCATCAAATGGCGTCTACGATTCCGTTTATTCTATTTGCTTTGTTTCAAATGAAATTTGCCGTGATTACACCGGCCATTATCACGGGTTCGTTTGCAGAACGAGTTCGTTTTATCTCCTATTTATTATTCATTTGTTTATTCACTTTATTTATTTATACTCCACTTTGCCATATGGTTTGGCATCCGAGTGGCTTATTAGGCAGCTATTTTGGTGTGAAAGATTTTGCAGGTGGAACTGTGGTTCACATGAGTGCAGGTTTTGCTGCTTTAGCAGGTGTTTTGGTTTTAGGAAAACGAACAAATAGTGAACATATTCCCACCAACATTCCGTTTGTGCTACTTGGAACCGGAATGCTTTGGTTTGGTTGGTTTGGGTTTAATGCCGGTTCTGCTTTGGCAGCCAACGCAACAGCAGCGATGGCTTTTGCAACAACCACTGTAGCTTCTGCATCGGCTATGCTGACTTGGATTTTCTTTGACCGATTAAATGGTAGAAAAGTTTCAGCCATGGGAGCGTGTATTGGTGCTGTTGTTGGACTGGTAGCCATTACTCCTGCTGCAGGATTTGTAACCATTCCGCAAAGTATATTCTTTGGATTTATAGCTGCAATCGTTTCCAACAAAATGTTGTACTGGAAAAGACTCAAATCCGTAGATGACACCTTAGATGTCTTTGCTTGTCATGGTGTAGGTGGAATTATGGGAATGATTTTGACTGCTGTATTTGCTCAAGGCGAAAATGCCAGTTTACTTCATGGTGGATGGAGCGTTTTTAGTCACCACATGATTGCGTTAGTTTTAGTGGCGGCGTTTACTTTCTTTGGATCAATTTTTCTTTATAAAGTAACCAATTTTATTATTCCGCTTCGTGTTTCGGAAGAATCCGAATTAATTGGTTTGGATTTGTCGCAACATGATGAGAAGTTTTAA
- a CDS encoding Crp/Fnr family transcriptional regulator, with product MNKQLLSQVYKHPLINQEELDRLIKSHYKVTFKKGDVILKKGEISQGYLLIEKGLMRSFAYDYNGNESTTDFYSKHEIVIEVLSLFQRIPSQETIHALTDCECWMLDFAIFQELYHSIPGFSEWGRLWMTNRLFHFKQRSVEMVTISAKDRYLQLIKEKPEVVLQSPLKYIASYLGITDTSFSRIRKEIS from the coding sequence ATGAATAAACAGCTTTTATCGCAAGTCTACAAACACCCACTCATCAATCAGGAAGAACTCGACAGATTAATTAAATCACACTATAAAGTAACGTTTAAAAAAGGAGATGTTATTCTTAAAAAAGGTGAAATTTCCCAAGGATATTTGTTAATCGAAAAGGGTTTGATGCGTTCATTTGCGTATGATTATAATGGAAACGAAAGTACAACCGACTTTTATTCAAAACATGAAATTGTAATTGAAGTGTTGTCTTTATTTCAACGAATTCCCAGTCAGGAAACCATTCATGCTCTCACAGATTGCGAATGTTGGATGCTTGATTTTGCTATTTTTCAAGAACTGTATCATTCCATTCCCGGTTTTTCAGAATGGGGACGACTTTGGATGACTAACCGATTGTTTCACTTCAAACAACGTTCTGTGGAAATGGTTACCATATCTGCCAAAGACCGCTATTTACAATTAATTAAAGAGAAACCGGAAGTAGTTTTGCAATCACCTTTAAAATATATCGCCAGTTATTTGGGAATAACCGATACTTCCTTCAGCAGAATCCGAAAAGAAATTAGCTAG
- a CDS encoding VOC family protein, with protein sequence MNTNVICWFEIYVDNLERAKKFYASVLGTSFHDMDSPDGSEDFKMSCFSSSENQGVSGALVQMKEARTNNPANTSTIVYFPCEDCSVEESRVEKAGGTVHCPKMSIGEHGFISLCIDSENNTFGLYSMQ encoded by the coding sequence ATGAATACAAATGTAATCTGTTGGTTTGAGATTTATGTGGATAATCTTGAACGTGCAAAAAAATTCTATGCATCGGTTTTGGGAACATCTTTTCATGATATGGACTCTCCGGATGGTAGCGAAGATTTTAAAATGTCTTGTTTTTCTTCTTCTGAAAACCAAGGTGTAAGTGGTGCTTTGGTGCAAATGAAAGAAGCCCGAACCAACAATCCTGCGAACACTTCCACTATTGTTTATTTTCCTTGTGAAGATTGTAGTGTAGAAGAAAGTCGTGTTGAAAAAGCAGGTGGAACAGTGCACTGTCCTAAAATGTCAATTGGCGAACACGGTTTTATCAGTTTGTGTATTGATTCTGAAAACAATACGTTCGGATTGTATTCCATGCAATAA
- a CDS encoding SRPBCC domain-containing protein: MKLIIQAKIQIQKPIETVFENIVNPDKMTNYFIGSSSGRMEENAELIWTFPEFEEKCPLTVTEVIPNSKIAFVWDPETNVTIQLTEQADKSTLVHVTEDGKENTEKGIKWFGGNTEGWANFLACLKAFSEYDINLRKGAFDFLKIQ, translated from the coding sequence ATGAAACTCATCATCCAAGCTAAAATTCAAATTCAGAAACCCATTGAAACGGTTTTCGAAAACATCGTTAACCCTGATAAAATGACCAATTATTTTATCGGAAGCAGTTCGGGTAGAATGGAAGAAAACGCAGAACTCATTTGGACATTCCCTGAATTTGAAGAAAAATGCCCTTTAACTGTTACCGAAGTGATTCCGAATAGTAAAATAGCATTTGTTTGGGATCCTGAAACGAATGTAACCATTCAATTGACGGAGCAAGCCGATAAAAGTACTTTAGTTCATGTAACAGAAGACGGTAAAGAAAACACCGAAAAAGGCATCAAATGGTTTGGTGGAAACACCGAAGGCTGGGCTAATTTTCTAGCCTGTTTGAAGGCTTTTTCAGAATATGATATTAATTTAAGAAAAGGAGCTTTCGACTTTCTAAAAATCCAATAA
- a CDS encoding DUF1801 domain-containing protein translates to MESIKHYIAQLPTETDQAIGQQLAELIDAYLSFTESKIWHAHPVWFIDGNPIVGFSKQKAGIRLMFWSGADFEEQQLAARGQKFKDASIFYNSVSEINADDVKRWLQKSETIQWDYKNLIKRKGVLERLK, encoded by the coding sequence ATGGAATCTATCAAACATTACATCGCCCAACTTCCCACCGAAACCGACCAAGCCATCGGCCAACAACTCGCGGAATTAATTGATGCTTATTTGTCGTTTACCGAAAGTAAAATCTGGCATGCTCATCCTGTTTGGTTTATCGATGGAAATCCGATTGTGGGTTTCAGCAAACAAAAAGCCGGCATCCGATTGATGTTTTGGAGTGGAGCCGATTTTGAAGAACAACAATTAGCAGCTCGCGGTCAAAAGTTTAAAGATGCCTCGATTTTCTATAATTCTGTTTCCGAAATTAATGCAGATGATGTGAAACGGTGGCTTCAAAAATCGGAAACAATTCAGTGGGATTATAAGAATTTAATTAAAAGGAAAGGGGTTTTAGAACGCCTAAAATAA
- a CDS encoding SRPBCC family protein, with translation MKAIQITIDVTVTQSPEIVWDHYTNPKHIVNWNFASDDWHCPKAENNPIVGGTYFSRMEAKDGSFGFDFKAVYDEVIPNEKLIYTLQDGRKVTTLFEKTGNTTNVITVFEAENQNPVDMQKAGWQAILNNFKTYVEGNKS, from the coding sequence ATGAAAGCAATACAAATCACGATTGATGTTACAGTAACTCAATCACCTGAAATCGTTTGGGATCATTATACCAACCCAAAACACATTGTCAATTGGAATTTTGCCAGCGATGATTGGCATTGTCCAAAAGCAGAAAACAACCCAATTGTGGGCGGAACCTATTTTTCCCGAATGGAAGCCAAAGACGGCAGTTTTGGTTTCGATTTTAAAGCGGTGTACGATGAGGTAATTCCAAATGAAAAATTGATTTATACCTTACAAGATGGACGAAAAGTGACGACATTATTTGAAAAAACAGGCAACACAACCAACGTTATCACCGTTTTTGAAGCAGAAAATCAAAATCCGGTTGACATGCAAAAAGCAGGTTGGCAAGCGATTTTAAATAATTTCAAAACTTATGTTGAGGGAAATAAAAGTTAA
- a CDS encoding SRPBCC domain-containing protein, with product MKKLNYSTEIKAPAAKVYTTMIAKPTYEQWTDAFNPGSTYEGSWNKGDKIYFIGFGEDGKKGGMVSRIAENIPNQFISIHHLGILDGDKEILDGPEVEGWGDALENYSFSENNGITTVSVEMDTKEDYVDYFNETWPKALNILKKLSE from the coding sequence ATGAAAAAACTAAACTATTCAACAGAAATTAAAGCTCCGGCAGCAAAAGTGTATACCACCATGATTGCCAAACCTACGTATGAGCAATGGACTGACGCATTCAATCCAGGGTCAACGTATGAAGGTAGTTGGAACAAAGGCGATAAAATTTATTTCATCGGATTTGGTGAAGATGGAAAAAAAGGCGGCATGGTTTCCCGCATTGCCGAAAACATCCCAAATCAATTTATCTCCATTCACCATTTAGGTATCTTGGATGGCGACAAAGAAATCCTCGATGGGCCCGAAGTCGAAGGTTGGGGCGATGCATTAGAAAATTATTCTTTTTCTGAAAACAATGGCATAACGACTGTGTCCGTTGAAATGGATACGAAAGAAGATTATGTAGATTATTTTAATGAAACGTGGCCAAAAGCTTTGAAC